ATAATTATCGATGGAATCAAAGTCCCTATGGATAACCTGGGGATGTCCAACCGGGTACAGTTTCTTTGCCTGAACTGTGGGATACAGACTTGTGAAGTCGTAGTACCTgatcttttcatcattttccccCTTGTGGTACAGTTTCATGGCATTTGTACGCCCACCAAAGAGAGCCTGCCTGGGATCGAGTCGTTCCGGTTTTTTGTATGTGGTCAGAAATGTTTGTACTACAGAGTTTGATTTTGACAACAACCCCCATTCACACTCCCACATCACTACAGAGCGAAGGCCATGTAGTGTTTCcaacttgtttattttttcattgaaaGCCCAGTATAGCTCACCATAGGAGACTTGAGTGACCGGATTTAAATCTCCCGGTACATGGCATTTGACACATCCGTGAAAAAAACATCCTGCAAACTCATAGCAGGTGTTTGTAGCAGGATTGTACCCATCCACAAAGTATGGGCCAAATTGCTGTTCACCACGATTGAGTGCATGTTGCATCTCAATGTTTTCTGTATGGGCCACATATTCAAGCCACTGCATAGACACATCTGAATATGTCTTATTCTGTTTGGTGTATGCACCTTCATATGTGAGGGCTACAGTGTCTCTGGGCAGGAACAGTGTTTTGAATACACCCATACAACTGGAGGGTAGAGTGGTAAATGAAAACGGGTCAAGCTGTGTACATTCAAGAAATGTTTCACGATAAATGGTGCATGCCCGGCGCAACACCTCCACATCATTAACACAGTAGCGACGAATCTCCGCTTGAAAATCAAAAGTTTCATTTCGGACTGTGTCATACCATTGCATGAACGAGGttttctcattttcacacatgGTTTCGTACCCATATTGAGATGGGTCGGGGTATGAGCCTTTGTATTGCTCATTTTCTCTAGTGTTaaatttgtggggaaaatagCCTTTCTCCAAATCCTCAAACCCCAAAGCAGCAGGTGTTTTGGCCAGTCTCATGGGTAAGAAACTGAACGAATCAATCCACCTCTGTTGGTATGTATGGTCGTGCATCAGAATGACCCTGCTACCTCTCATCATCACCATAGGCGTAATCCTTTGTTTGACAAAGTACTCAAGCAGAATGTAGTTGTCAAAGCCAGATGCGTTATGCGCAATGAACGTATACCCCCGGTATTTTGGCTGTCTGTACCGTTTCACAAAGGCATCCACGCATTTTAATGTGTTGAAACAAAACTTGTTTCCATCAATATCCATTGAACACACAAAATTTGCCTCGTGTTTGCCATCGTGAAAACGTGTCTCAAAATCAAACAAGATGTACTTTCTCTGTGGATCACCCTTCTCGATTGGTTGGATAAAGCACTCGTGGGGCACACTGCTTTCCAATTTTTGTTCACCACAGTGTGAACAGACAAGGGATGcgcatttgtgtattttttttttaccaggccTGTATGTTTTTCCACATGCCTCACAGTATTTTAATGCTGTACATGGTATAACTTTGTGTTTTACTTCAGGTACTTTGTGTTGCTTGAAACAGAATTGTGATTTACATATGCGTTTACAGTCAGGGCACTTTAACGTGCGACCTTGGTACGTATGACACTCCTGTGTAAAACAGACATTGCATCTATGCTTACAGTTGTGGTACAGAGGCGTTTCATACGTATCATAGCaatactcacacacatatgaagccCCGAAAAACCCTGTCTGGTTTTCAATCAGATAGTAGTGGTCATTGTGTAAGTATAACCAGACTGTACGCTTGTGTGGTGCGTCGCATGTTTGGAAACACTGCAAGCGTTTACGCGCAGTGCCATGATGGAAgactattattttcatgtctAGGTGTTTCTCAAATTTGGTGACATCGGAGAACGATACTTTGTGCATGTGATCAAAACCGACTGCAGTGTACAACTGTTTTGCATATTCCAATTTTTCATCTCCAGCCATAGCATTGTTAACAAAATGTGCAAGACAGATAGAAAAACATAGATTGTTGGCCCCCATGTTGTCAGGATTGTACAGATGTCGACCTTTTTTGGTCAAAATTTCCTCATAGGAAACATGACCCAATCTCAGACGCCTTGCTCCACCACGACTATCCCTAGCAACTGTAACAATAAACTCCAATTCATCATCCGTCATAGAATCATCATTGCTTTGTAAGACCTGTGATATTTCCTCCATGAACAAATCCACATTGTATTCATTATCTGCGTTTAAGACGGCTTGTACATCGCTAGCCAGTGATGGGCCCCTCAAGATGACATTTAAAACACTGGTGGGTGGGGAATCCTCTAAGGCTCTCTCTAGCACACCAGACAGTCTCTCTCTAACTCGATTAGGTACCTGCTCGGGATCATCAAGATTAATATCCCTAAAATCAACACGCTGACGCAATTCAGAGGCATTAAATGCGGGTATGTTTCTAACTTGTATATCTCTAACAGGGACACGGGTGTTTTCTACAAGTCTACCCGCCCCATCCTGTACGCATCTGCTAAGACTGTCTACACGCGGAGAAGCTTCTACATTGCCACCCACAAAGCCCTGGTGTTCGTTATTCAAAGCAGTAGCACTGTTCACATCATGATTATCAACACTAGCCCTGATCAAAGCATTATTATCGTCATTGCAGGCAGACACAGTGTCAAATGTctctgtagcagcagcagcagcagcagcaacagcagcagcagccccggAAACCAGAGCATTTACAGTAGGAACAACAGTAGACAAATCACTTAAAATAGAATCAAGCCTCGCATTGGTAAATTCACCCCACTTTCTGATAGTTTtggtattgtattttacacCGGATAATTGTGGTAAACCATGTCTCATAGCATATTGGTCACTAACGGCGTTATATTGTTCGACAGTGTGAGTGATATGAGAGATTTCATCATCACTGTCTACTTCATTGACAGTATCATCATTAGTTGCGTTACGACCATCGTCATCATGATTATCAACACTATCATTAACAGTGATCAAAGCATTGTTATAATCatggcagacagacacaatgtcaaatgtctctgcagcagaagcagaagtagaagcaacagcaacagcagcagcagcagcagcatcagaaaGCGGAATATTTACAGCGGGAATAATAGTAGACAAATCACCTAAAATAGAATCAAGCCTAGCATTGGTGAATTCAGCCCACTTTCTGATAGTTTCAGTATTGTATTTTACACCGGGTAATTGTGGTAGCCCATGGCCCATTGCATTTTGGTCACTATGGGTAATATATTCTTCGACAGTATGAGGGACATGAGAGATTTCATCACTATCAACTTCATtaacatcattatcatcattagcaACATTACAACCAGCGTCATCACTATATTTGAAAATTTTTCTAGGAGGTGACATGTTATCAGCTAATATTTGAGCACTATGATGAAGGCCTGCTTTTTAGGATGTTTGATATATGTGATAGACCCGTAACCATATTATTCTGGATTCTAACCAGTTCTCCACTGGCTGCATGCAGGGCACAGATGTCAGAAGTCAGAATACCTCTATATAATAGATCGGATTTACACCCGGCCAGAACAGTATTTaataagttgttgttttgtttttctaattcaGCTATTTTACTATTCAAAGACTCATATTGTTCTTTGTTATCCTTCTGTATTTCTGCTAATTTACTGTTCACCATGCATTCGAATTTATCAAATCGGTTGCCAATATCAACCCCACCCCCTAATGACAAATCCTCAGTGGCACAACAGTCAACCACACTTTGGGTACGTAATTGATCAGGATGAATTGCCTGTCGTTGTGAGGATAGCAACAGATCCTCGAGGTCGCTCCAGACGAGTAATTCTAATTGTTCTGAAGAACCAGGCTGTTCATTATCCTCCCCCACACACGTTTGTGTCGCAGGGAGTGTGTCAGAGGTTTTCTCCTCAAAATCAACAAGTGAATCAAACCAATCCTGCTTAGGATAACCACATGGTACACTCAAATTCTCCCCCCATTCACTGTATGGTTCCCACTCACCATGCTGAATGCCATCTTCTTCTTGAGAAATATCTGTCACAAGCTTTGCGGTCGGCTGTCTCTGCGCTGCTAATAACGACTTCAATTGATCCACGACAGCACACACGTCCTCTGCCTCTTCACGTCGAAGCGTCTCGGTAACCGAAGCCAA
This Sebastes fasciatus isolate fSebFas1 chromosome 17, fSebFas1.pri, whole genome shotgun sequence DNA region includes the following protein-coding sequences:
- the LOC141754727 gene encoding uncharacterized protein LOC141754727 — translated: MASFPCYMASGSNRHDRGIENFQPGDNEVPSISYWGTPFQRRGILQPLNQLSKEEEEDSDFEEPKSRLKRPNRLQSGPVKKRQKEEKERHRVLVHTRPVIDEDTIDSTLDSVVLASVTETLRREEAEDVCAVVDQLKSLLAAQRQPTAKLVTDISQEEDGIQHGEWEPYSEWGENLSVPCGYPKQDWFDSLVDFEEKTSDTLPATQTCVGEDNEQPGSSEQLELLVWSDLEDLLLSSQRQAIHPDQLRTQSVVDCCATEDLSLGGGVDIGNRFDKFECMVNSKLAEIQKDNKEQYESLNSKIAELEKQNNNLLNTVLAGCKSDLLYRGILTSDICALHAASGELVRIQNNMVTGLSHISNILKSRPSS